A genomic segment from Bradyrhizobium diazoefficiens USDA 110 encodes:
- the ptsP gene encoding phosphoenolpyruvate--protein phosphotransferase, with product MRSASGGPRVLLRRLRETMAEQVSAQERLDKIVVLIAANMVAEVCSVYVLRIDNTLELYATEGLNREAVHHTVLSAHEGLVGLVASEATPLNLNDAQSHPAFSFRPETGEEIYHSFLGVPILRAGNTLGVLVVQNRAKRTYVEEELEALQTTAMVLAELIASGELSALAQPGLEPAARHSMQKVGAILSEGIALGHVVLHEPRVVIKDYIAEDLPKEIKRLDTALAKLRADLDRMLERGDVAEGGEHREVLEAYRMFANDQGWSHKLHEAVATGLTAEAAVERVQSDTRARMLRSTDPYLRDRLHDLEDLGYRLMRQLVGQDHAPSREQLPDNAIVIARAMGPAALLDYDRKRLRGIVLEEGTANSHVSIVARALGIPAVGEVPNAPGIADPGDAIIVDGTSGSIYVRPSQEIEAAFAERVRFRARRQAQYLALRDRPCVTKDGQKVELMINAGLAIDLPHIEDTGSAGIGLFRTELQFMVGQSLPRTSDQLALYRTVLDAAGTKPVTFRTLDIGGDKALPYMEAVIEENPALGWRAIRLGLDRPGLLRGQIRALLRAGGGRALRIMFPMISEVAEFDAAKALVERELTYLRQHGHTLPERIDIGTMVEVPALLYQLDELLKKVDFISVGSNDLFQFLFAVDRGNAKVSERFDTMSAPILRALRDIARKSHAAQKSLSLCGEMASKPIGALALIAMGYRSLSLSATALGPVKAMVIDLDAKKAEAMLGPLLDAPSGSVSIRQKLTEFAEAEGLAL from the coding sequence ATGCGGAGCGCGTCGGGAGGTCCCCGCGTCTTGTTGAGACGGCTCCGCGAAACCATGGCGGAGCAGGTCTCGGCCCAGGAGCGGCTGGACAAGATCGTGGTGCTGATCGCCGCCAACATGGTGGCCGAGGTGTGCTCGGTCTATGTGCTGCGCATCGACAACACGCTCGAGCTCTACGCCACCGAAGGTCTGAACCGCGAGGCGGTGCACCATACCGTGCTCAGCGCCCATGAGGGCCTGGTCGGCCTCGTCGCCAGCGAGGCGACGCCGCTCAATCTGAACGACGCGCAGAGCCATCCGGCCTTCTCGTTCCGCCCGGAGACCGGCGAAGAGATCTACCACTCCTTCCTCGGCGTGCCGATCCTGCGCGCCGGCAACACGCTCGGCGTGCTGGTGGTGCAGAACCGCGCCAAGCGCACCTATGTCGAGGAAGAGCTCGAGGCGCTGCAGACCACCGCGATGGTGCTGGCCGAGCTGATCGCCTCCGGCGAACTGTCGGCGCTGGCCCAGCCCGGCCTCGAGCCGGCCGCGCGCCACTCCATGCAGAAGGTCGGCGCGATCCTGTCGGAAGGTATCGCGCTCGGCCATGTCGTGCTGCACGAGCCGCGCGTCGTCATCAAGGACTACATCGCCGAGGACCTGCCGAAGGAAATCAAGCGGCTGGACACCGCGCTCGCCAAGCTGCGCGCCGATCTCGACCGCATGCTGGAGCGCGGCGACGTCGCCGAGGGCGGCGAGCACCGCGAGGTGCTGGAAGCCTATCGCATGTTCGCCAATGACCAGGGCTGGTCGCACAAGCTGCACGAGGCGGTCGCCACCGGCCTCACCGCGGAAGCCGCCGTCGAGCGCGTGCAGTCCGACACCCGCGCGCGCATGCTGCGCTCGACCGATCCATACCTGCGCGACCGGCTGCATGACCTCGAGGATCTCGGCTACCGCCTGATGCGGCAGCTCGTCGGCCAGGACCACGCGCCGTCACGCGAACAATTGCCCGACAATGCCATCGTCATCGCCCGCGCGATGGGCCCGGCGGCGCTGCTCGACTACGACCGCAAGCGCCTGCGCGGCATCGTGCTGGAGGAAGGCACCGCCAACTCCCACGTCTCGATCGTGGCGCGCGCGCTCGGAATCCCTGCGGTCGGCGAAGTGCCGAACGCGCCCGGTATCGCCGATCCAGGCGACGCCATCATCGTCGACGGCACATCGGGCTCGATCTATGTGCGCCCCTCGCAGGAGATCGAGGCGGCCTTCGCCGAGCGCGTGCGCTTCCGTGCCCGCCGCCAGGCGCAGTACCTCGCGCTGCGCGACCGGCCCTGCGTCACCAAGGACGGCCAGAAGGTCGAGCTGATGATCAACGCAGGTCTCGCCATCGACCTGCCGCATATCGAGGACACCGGCAGCGCCGGCATCGGCCTGTTCCGCACCGAGCTGCAATTCATGGTCGGCCAGAGCCTGCCGCGCACCAGCGACCAGCTCGCGCTCTATCGCACCGTGCTGGATGCGGCGGGCACCAAGCCCGTCACCTTCCGCACCCTCGACATCGGCGGCGACAAGGCGCTGCCCTATATGGAAGCGGTGATCGAGGAGAATCCCGCGCTCGGCTGGCGCGCGATCCGGCTCGGGCTCGACCGTCCCGGCCTTTTGCGCGGCCAGATCCGCGCGCTGCTGCGCGCCGGCGGCGGCCGCGCGCTGCGCATCATGTTCCCGATGATCTCGGAGGTCGCCGAATTCGATGCGGCGAAGGCGCTGGTCGAGCGCGAGCTGACATATCTGCGCCAGCACGGCCACACGCTGCCGGAGCGGATCGACATCGGCACCATGGTCGAGGTGCCGGCGCTGCTGTATCAGCTCGACGAGCTCCTGAAGAAGGTCGATTTCATCTCGGTCGGCTCCAACGATCTGTTCCAGTTCCTGTTCGCGGTCGACCGCGGCAATGCCAAGGTCTCCGAGCGCTTCGACACCATGTCGGCGCCGATCCTGCGCGCGCTCCGCGACATTGCCCGCAAGTCCCATGCGGCGCAGAAGTCGCTGTCGCTCTGCGGCGAGATGGCCTCCAAGCCGATCGGCGCGCTGGCGCTGATCGCGATGGGCTATCGCTCGCTGTCGCTGTCGGCAACCGCGCTCGGCCCGGTCAAGGCGATGGTGATCGATCTCGATGCCAAGAAGGCCGAGGCGATGCTCGGCCCGTTGCTGGATGCGCCAAGCGGCAGCGTCTCGATCCGGCAGAAGCTGACGGAATTTGCCGAGGCCGAAGGCCTGGCCTTGTAG
- the prfA gene encoding peptide chain release factor 1 — protein MSSLPEAKLDVLLAHHASLEAESLGQLASERYVQITRELAEITPLIEAVKTYRSAVKELADTEALIADPATDAEMRGMAEAERDELAPRIEDLVQKIRVALLPKDAMDDRNVVLEIRAGTGGDEASLFAGDLFRMYERFASLQGWKVEVISASEGTVGGYKEIIAEVQGRGAFSKLKFESGVHRVQRVPDTETQGRIHTSAATVAVLPEVEDVDVDIKNDDLRIETMRAQGAGGQHVNKTESAIRITHIPTGIVVMMQDSRSQHKNRASAMNILRSRIYDAERQRVDAARSAERKEKVGSGDRSERIRTYNFPQGRVTDHRINLTLYKLPQVIAGEALGELIDALTTEHQAAQLAAQGAAA, from the coding sequence ATGTCGTCACTCCCCGAAGCCAAACTGGACGTCCTGCTCGCGCATCACGCTTCGCTCGAGGCCGAATCGCTGGGACAGCTCGCCTCCGAGCGCTACGTGCAGATCACGCGCGAGCTCGCCGAGATCACGCCGCTGATCGAGGCGGTCAAGACTTACCGGTCCGCGGTTAAAGAACTCGCCGACACCGAGGCGCTGATCGCCGATCCCGCGACGGATGCGGAGATGCGCGGCATGGCGGAAGCCGAGCGCGACGAGCTGGCGCCAAGGATCGAGGATCTCGTCCAGAAAATCCGCGTCGCGCTGCTGCCCAAGGACGCCATGGATGACCGCAACGTGGTGCTGGAAATCCGCGCCGGCACCGGCGGCGACGAGGCTTCGCTGTTCGCCGGCGACCTGTTCCGGATGTACGAGCGCTTCGCCAGCCTGCAGGGCTGGAAGGTCGAGGTCATCTCGGCGAGCGAAGGCACCGTCGGCGGCTACAAGGAAATCATCGCGGAGGTGCAGGGCCGCGGCGCGTTCTCGAAGCTAAAGTTCGAATCCGGCGTGCACCGCGTGCAGCGCGTGCCCGACACCGAGACGCAGGGGCGCATCCACACCTCGGCCGCGACGGTGGCGGTGCTGCCGGAGGTCGAGGATGTCGACGTCGACATCAAGAACGACGATCTGCGCATCGAGACCATGCGTGCGCAGGGCGCCGGCGGCCAGCACGTCAACAAGACCGAATCGGCGATCCGCATCACCCACATCCCGACCGGCATCGTGGTGATGATGCAGGACAGCCGCTCACAGCACAAGAACCGCGCCTCGGCGATGAACATCCTGCGCTCGCGCATCTACGACGCCGAGCGGCAACGCGTCGATGCGGCGCGCTCGGCCGAGCGCAAGGAAAAGGTCGGCTCCGGCGATCGCAGCGAGCGCATCCGCACCTATAATTTCCCGCAAGGGCGCGTCACCGACCACCGCATCAATCTAACGCTCTACAAGCTGCCGCAGGTGATCGCGGGCGAAGCGCTTGGCGAATTGATCGACGCGCTGACCACCGAGCACCAGGCCGCACAGCTCGCCGCGCAAGGCGCGGCGGCGTGA
- the prmC gene encoding peptide chain release factor N(5)-glutamine methyltransferase has protein sequence MTPRVSDPFTGQSIESARRTLAARLRSAQLEEAELDARILLGAALGLDLTGLIAQAARLLTEAEASRIAQHAQRRIAGEPVARILGTREFWGLPFRLSDATLVPRPDTETVVERALELFREQKATQQPRIADIGTGSGAILLALLHDIPGAFGVGTDLSLNALETARGNAVTLGLADRSAFVACSYLAALRGPFDLIVSNPPYIPSAEIPKLSLEVREHDPHLALDGGNDGYDAYRALIPQAAERLAPGGALIVEAGQGQARNIETLLTAAALVVDRPPKADLAGIPRAVSARKMPP, from the coding sequence GTGACGCCCCGCGTGAGCGATCCCTTCACCGGACAATCGATCGAGAGCGCACGGCGTACACTGGCGGCGCGGCTGCGATCGGCGCAGCTCGAGGAAGCCGAGCTCGACGCCCGCATCCTGCTTGGTGCTGCGCTCGGCCTCGATCTCACCGGCCTGATTGCGCAGGCCGCCCGGCTTCTCACGGAGGCGGAGGCCTCGCGGATCGCGCAGCATGCGCAACGCCGGATCGCGGGCGAGCCGGTGGCGCGCATTCTCGGCACGCGCGAATTCTGGGGCCTGCCGTTCCGCCTGTCGGACGCAACCCTGGTCCCACGCCCCGACACAGAGACGGTGGTCGAGCGCGCGCTCGAGCTTTTCCGCGAGCAGAAGGCAACCCAGCAGCCACGCATCGCCGACATCGGCACCGGATCCGGCGCGATCCTGCTGGCGCTGCTGCACGATATCCCCGGCGCCTTCGGCGTCGGCACCGATCTCAGCCTGAACGCGCTCGAGACCGCCAGGGGCAATGCCGTGACCCTTGGCCTTGCCGACCGCTCCGCCTTCGTCGCCTGTTCCTATTTAGCGGCGCTCCGCGGCCCATTCGACCTCATCGTGTCGAATCCGCCCTATATCCCTTCTGCCGAAATTCCGAAATTGAGCCTCGAGGTGCGCGAGCACGATCCGCATCTGGCGCTCGACGGCGGCAACGACGGATATGACGCCTACCGCGCCCTGATCCCGCAGGCGGCCGAGCGTCTCGCGCCCGGCGGAGCGCTGATCGTCGAGGCCGGACAGGGCCAGGCCCGAAATATTGAAACCCTTTTGACGGCTGCGGCGTTGGTGGTGGACAGGCCGCCCAAGGCCGATTTGGCGGGTATCCCACGGGCCGTTTCGGCCCGAAAAATGCCCCCATAA
- a CDS encoding DUF4167 domain-containing protein: protein MRNGQNKQRMRNRNNNNNNNRRGQNPMTRVYESNGPDIKIRGTASHIAEKYLQLARDARSSGDPVAAENYYQHAEHYFRLIAAAQEQFRQNQQPRGDEPISSNSDDGEDDGENFSNFGQEPGFVPQPQQQQPFMRDRDGQRDHHQRDHQQRDNQPSYQRDNQQPREHRERDHRPQPQQYQPQPMPPNQPQPVIADAGSVDRLPSFITGAQPQVNVGANGGQAGFEGGGGGERFPRRRRRPHGPRPEREAAPAASSDDLAPGE from the coding sequence ATGAGAAACGGTCAGAACAAGCAGCGGATGCGCAACCGCAACAACAACAATAACAACAACCGGCGCGGCCAGAACCCGATGACCCGGGTCTACGAGTCCAACGGACCCGATATCAAGATCCGCGGCACGGCTTCGCACATCGCCGAAAAATATCTGCAGCTCGCGCGCGACGCGCGCTCCTCCGGCGACCCCGTTGCGGCCGAGAACTACTACCAGCACGCCGAGCACTATTTCCGCCTGATCGCGGCCGCCCAGGAGCAGTTCCGCCAGAACCAGCAGCCGCGCGGCGACGAGCCCATCAGCAGCAATAGCGACGACGGCGAAGACGACGGCGAGAATTTCTCGAATTTCGGCCAGGAGCCGGGCTTCGTCCCGCAGCCGCAACAGCAGCAGCCCTTCATGCGCGACCGCGACGGCCAGCGCGATCATCATCAGCGTGATCACCAGCAGCGTGACAACCAGCCGTCGTACCAGCGCGACAACCAGCAGCCGCGCGAGCACCGCGAACGCGACCATCGTCCGCAGCCGCAGCAATATCAGCCGCAGCCAATGCCGCCGAACCAGCCGCAGCCCGTCATCGCCGATGCCGGCAGCGTCGATCGCCTGCCCTCCTTCATCACCGGCGCACAGCCGCAAGTGAATGTCGGCGCGAACGGCGGCCAGGCTGGCTTCGAGGGCGGTGGTGGCGGCGAGCGCTTTCCGCGCCGGCGGCGCCGGCCGCATGGCCCGCGCCCCGAGCGCGAAGCCGCTCCGGCCGCGTCCAGCGACGATCTGGCGCCCGGCGAGTAA
- a CDS encoding methyltransferase domain-containing protein, with product MSIDVVDLREFYSRRLGIVARQMINRGIRERWPRAEGQRVLGIGYPTPYLGLFREDAERCLAFMPAAQGVLKWPTGRPALASLVDEFSLPLPDSAVDRILLVHALEMSDDPAALLREVWRVLSPSGRVIAVIPNRRGVWTRSDNTPFGHGRPYSRSQITDLLRQTWFTPTAWGEALFMPPYAGGWVLKSAQMWERAGAALSLPFAGVHIVEATKQVYRAIPAKRERARLIPSLKPVLVPSSTVTRS from the coding sequence ATGAGCATCGACGTCGTCGACCTCCGCGAGTTCTATTCCCGTCGCCTCGGGATTGTGGCGCGGCAAATGATCAATCGCGGCATCAGGGAGCGCTGGCCGCGCGCCGAGGGCCAGCGTGTGCTGGGCATCGGCTATCCCACGCCCTATCTCGGACTGTTCCGGGAGGACGCCGAGCGCTGCCTCGCCTTCATGCCGGCGGCCCAGGGCGTCCTGAAATGGCCTACGGGGCGGCCGGCGCTGGCCTCGCTGGTGGATGAATTCTCGCTGCCGCTTCCCGATTCCGCGGTCGACCGCATCCTGCTGGTCCACGCGCTGGAGATGTCGGACGATCCGGCTGCGCTGCTGCGCGAGGTGTGGCGCGTGCTGTCGCCGTCCGGCCGCGTGATCGCGGTGATCCCGAACCGGCGCGGCGTGTGGACGCGCAGCGACAATACGCCGTTCGGCCACGGCCGGCCCTATTCGCGCTCGCAGATCACCGATCTGTTGCGCCAGACCTGGTTCACGCCGACCGCCTGGGGCGAGGCGCTGTTCATGCCGCCCTATGCCGGCGGCTGGGTGCTGAAATCGGCGCAGATGTGGGAGCGTGCCGGCGCGGCGCTGTCGCTACCCTTCGCCGGCGTGCACATCGTCGAGGCCACCAAGCAGGTCTATCGCGCGATCCCCGCCAAGCGCGAGCGGGCGCGGCTGATTCCCTCGTTGAAGCCGGTGCTGGTGCCGTCCTCGACGGTGACGCGCAGCTGA
- the gloB gene encoding hydroxyacylglutathione hydrolase: MAAEIRTFSCLNDNFGYLIHDVETKATASIDAPEAGPILKALEREGWQLTDILITHHHGDHVGGVAELKHKYNCRVVAPHDKTTAIANVDLRVANADVVKVGNLLARVVETPGHTLDHISYVFDTEKTVFAADTLFSIGCGRVFEGTYPMMWDSLLKLRALPDDFKLYCGHEYTASNVKFALTVDPDNAALQARAAEVAKLRAENKPTIPSLLGDEKRANVFLRADDPSVAARLHMKGADAAAVFGELRERKNKS; encoded by the coding sequence ATGGCTGCCGAAATTCGTACTTTCAGCTGTTTAAACGACAATTTCGGTTACCTGATCCACGATGTGGAAACCAAGGCGACAGCGTCGATCGACGCGCCGGAGGCCGGCCCCATCCTGAAGGCGCTGGAGCGCGAGGGCTGGCAGCTCACCGACATCCTGATCACCCATCACCATGGCGATCATGTCGGCGGGGTCGCCGAACTCAAGCACAAATACAACTGCCGCGTCGTCGCGCCGCACGACAAGACCACTGCGATCGCCAACGTCGACCTGCGCGTCGCCAATGCCGACGTGGTCAAGGTCGGCAACCTGCTGGCGCGCGTCGTGGAGACGCCCGGCCACACGCTCGACCACATCTCCTACGTGTTCGACACCGAGAAGACCGTGTTCGCCGCCGACACGCTGTTTTCGATCGGCTGCGGCCGCGTCTTCGAGGGCACCTACCCGATGATGTGGGATTCGCTCTTGAAGCTGCGGGCCCTGCCCGACGATTTCAAGCTCTATTGCGGCCACGAATACACCGCCTCCAACGTCAAGTTCGCGCTCACCGTCGATCCCGACAATGCGGCGCTTCAGGCGCGCGCGGCGGAGGTGGCCAAGCTTCGCGCCGAGAACAAGCCCACGATCCCCTCACTGCTTGGTGACGAGAAGCGAGCAAACGTGTTCCTGCGTGCCGATGACCCCTCGGTCGCAGCCAGGCTACACATGAAGGGTGCGGATGCCGCCGCGGTGTTCGGCGAGTTGCGCGAGCGCAAGAACAAATCCTAA
- a CDS encoding cupin domain-containing protein, with the protein MPTAAEIIARLELRPHPEGGHYRETFRDQTTDANGRSRSTLIYFLLARGERSHWHRIDAVEIWHYYAGSPLMLRIAHEGCSQHEVRLGTDLVSGERPQAIVPADAWQMAETTGEWTLVGCTVAPAFEFAKFELAPKGWEP; encoded by the coding sequence ATGCCGACCGCAGCCGAGATCATCGCGCGCCTTGAACTCCGACCGCATCCCGAAGGCGGGCACTATCGCGAGACGTTTCGCGACCAGACCACGGACGCCAACGGCCGTTCGCGCTCGACCCTCATTTACTTCCTGCTCGCGCGCGGCGAGCGTTCGCACTGGCACCGCATCGATGCGGTCGAGATCTGGCATTACTACGCCGGCAGCCCGCTGATGCTGCGCATCGCGCATGAGGGCTGCTCCCAGCACGAGGTCCGCCTCGGCACGGATCTCGTGAGCGGCGAACGACCGCAGGCCATCGTACCGGCCGATGCATGGCAGATGGCCGAGACAACAGGTGAGTGGACACTGGTCGGCTGCACCGTGGCACCCGCATTCGAGTTCGCGAAGTTCGAGCTCGCGCCGAAGGGCTGGGAGCCGTAG
- a CDS encoding aromatic amino acid exporter YddG produces the protein MTPRTATLIGLTAILMWSLLSVMTVATGKIPAFQLAAMTFAIGGLVGLLTWIGRGEAAKSLRQPLAVWTVGVGGLFGYHALYFLALRFAPPAEAGLLNYLWPLLIVLFSSFLPGERLAVHHIVGAVLGLVGTVLLFAGNTSGFAPGAVPGLIAAFIAAFVWATYSVLSRRLKAVPTDAVAGFCLATALLAALMHGALETTVWPETALQWISVIGLGIGPVGAAFYAWDIGMKRGDIRVLGAASYATPLLSTGFLIAAGFAKASANIAIAAVLIAGGGLIAAKDMVLRKR, from the coding sequence ATGACTCCCCGCACCGCGACGCTGATCGGATTGACCGCGATCCTGATGTGGTCGCTGCTGTCAGTGATGACGGTGGCGACCGGAAAGATCCCGGCATTCCAGCTCGCCGCGATGACGTTTGCGATCGGCGGCCTCGTCGGCCTGCTCACCTGGATCGGCCGCGGCGAGGCGGCAAAAAGCCTGCGCCAGCCACTGGCTGTGTGGACCGTCGGCGTCGGCGGACTGTTCGGCTATCACGCGCTGTATTTTTTGGCACTGCGCTTCGCGCCGCCGGCTGAAGCCGGTCTGCTCAACTATCTCTGGCCGCTGCTGATCGTGCTGTTCTCGTCCTTCCTGCCGGGCGAGCGGCTGGCCGTGCATCACATCGTCGGTGCCGTGCTCGGCCTCGTCGGCACCGTGCTGCTGTTCGCCGGCAATACCTCCGGCTTCGCGCCGGGGGCGGTGCCGGGATTGATCGCGGCCTTCATCGCCGCCTTCGTGTGGGCGACCTATTCGGTGCTGTCGCGCCGATTGAAGGCGGTGCCGACCGACGCGGTCGCGGGCTTCTGTCTCGCCACGGCGTTGCTCGCTGCGCTGATGCATGGCGCGCTCGAAACCACCGTGTGGCCGGAGACGGCGCTGCAATGGATCTCCGTGATTGGGCTCGGCATCGGGCCTGTCGGGGCAGCGTTCTACGCCTGGGACATCGGCATGAAGCGCGGCGACATCCGCGTGCTCGGTGCCGCCTCCTACGCGACGCCGCTATTGTCGACCGGCTTCCTCATCGCCGCCGGCTTCGCAAAAGCCAGTGCCAATATCGCCATCGCCGCGGTCCTGATCGCCGGCGGCGGCCTGATCGCGGCGAAAGATATGGTGTTGCGGAAGCGATGA
- the phbB gene encoding acetoacetyl-CoA reductase, whose translation MARVALVTGGTRGIGAAIGKALKAAGYKVAASYAGNDAAAEKFKAETGIAVYKWDVSNFDACAEGVKKVEAEVGPIDVLVNNAGITKDGAFHKMSLEQWNAVIGTNLGSLFNMSRQVIEGMRGRKFGRIINISSINGQKGQFGQVNYSAAKAGEIGFTKALALENAKGGVTVNAICPGYINTEMVQAVPKDVLEKSILPLIPIGRLGEPEEIARAVVFLAADEAGAITGSTLTVNGGQYMV comes from the coding sequence ATGGCACGTGTTGCATTGGTGACGGGTGGTACGCGGGGCATCGGAGCTGCGATCGGCAAGGCGCTGAAGGCGGCCGGCTACAAGGTCGCGGCGAGCTACGCCGGCAACGATGCGGCGGCGGAGAAGTTCAAGGCGGAGACCGGCATCGCCGTCTACAAATGGGACGTCAGCAATTTCGACGCCTGCGCCGAAGGCGTGAAGAAGGTCGAGGCCGAGGTCGGCCCGATCGACGTGCTCGTCAACAATGCCGGGATCACCAAGGACGGCGCCTTCCACAAGATGAGCCTCGAGCAATGGAACGCCGTGATCGGCACCAATCTCGGCTCGCTGTTCAACATGTCGCGCCAGGTGATCGAAGGCATGCGCGGGCGCAAGTTCGGCCGCATCATCAACATCTCCTCGATCAACGGCCAGAAGGGCCAGTTCGGCCAGGTGAACTATTCCGCGGCGAAGGCCGGCGAGATCGGCTTCACCAAGGCCTTGGCGCTGGAGAACGCCAAGGGCGGCGTCACCGTGAACGCGATCTGCCCCGGCTACATCAACACCGAGATGGTGCAGGCGGTGCCGAAGGACGTGCTGGAAAAGTCCATCCTGCCGCTGATCCCGATCGGCCGCTTAGGGGAGCCCGAGGAAATCGCACGCGCGGTCGTGTTCCTCGCCGCCGACGAAGCCGGCGCCATCACCGGCTCGACGCTGACGGTCAACGGCGGCCAGTACATGGTGTGA
- a CDS encoding acetyl-CoA C-acetyltransferase, whose translation MSDDVVIVSAARTPVGSFNGAFATLPAHDLGAVAIKAALERGGIEPGRVSEVIMGQILTAAQGQNPARQASIAAGIPVESPAWGVNQLCGSGLRTVALGYQALLNGDSEIVVAGGQESMSMAPHAQYLRGGVKMGALEFIDTMIKDGLWDAFNGYHMGNTAENVARQWQITRAQQDEFAVASQQKAEAAQKAGKFNDEIVPVTIKTRKGDVVVSADEYPRHGATLDAMAKLRPAFEKDGTVTAGSASGINDGAAAVVLMTAKQAAKEGKKPLARIVSWAQAGVDPKIMGSGPIPASRAALKKAGWNVGDLDLIEANEAFAAQACAVNKDLGWDTSKVNVNGGAIAIGHPVGASGARVLVTLLHEMQKRDSKKGLATLCIGGGMGIAMCLARD comes from the coding sequence ATGTCAGACGATGTCGTCATCGTCAGCGCCGCCCGCACCCCGGTCGGAAGCTTCAACGGAGCGTTCGCGACCCTTCCCGCCCACGATCTCGGCGCCGTCGCCATCAAGGCCGCGCTGGAGCGTGGTGGCATCGAGCCCGGCCGGGTCTCCGAAGTCATCATGGGCCAGATTCTGACCGCCGCTCAGGGCCAGAACCCGGCCCGCCAGGCCTCGATCGCCGCCGGCATTCCGGTGGAGAGCCCGGCCTGGGGCGTCAACCAGCTCTGTGGCTCGGGTCTGCGCACGGTCGCACTCGGTTACCAGGCGCTGCTCAACGGCGATTCCGAGATCGTGGTCGCCGGCGGCCAGGAATCGATGAGCATGGCTCCGCACGCCCAGTATCTGCGTGGCGGCGTCAAGATGGGCGCGCTCGAATTCATCGACACCATGATCAAGGACGGCCTGTGGGATGCCTTTAACGGCTACCACATGGGCAACACCGCCGAGAACGTTGCGCGCCAGTGGCAGATCACCCGCGCCCAGCAGGACGAGTTCGCGGTCGCCTCGCAGCAGAAGGCCGAGGCCGCGCAGAAGGCCGGCAAGTTCAACGACGAAATCGTCCCCGTCACCATCAAGACCCGCAAGGGCGACGTGGTCGTCAGCGCCGACGAATACCCGCGCCATGGCGCAACGCTCGATGCGATGGCCAAGCTCCGTCCCGCCTTCGAGAAGGACGGCACGGTCACCGCAGGCTCTGCTTCCGGCATCAATGACGGCGCTGCCGCCGTGGTGCTGATGACCGCCAAGCAGGCTGCCAAGGAAGGCAAGAAGCCGCTCGCGCGCATCGTGTCGTGGGCCCAGGCCGGCGTCGATCCGAAGATCATGGGCTCGGGCCCGATCCCGGCCTCGCGCGCCGCGCTGAAGAAGGCCGGCTGGAACGTCGGCGACCTCGACCTGATCGAGGCCAACGAGGCCTTCGCGGCGCAGGCTTGCGCCGTCAACAAGGACCTCGGCTGGGACACCTCCAAGGTCAACGTCAATGGCGGTGCGATCGCGATCGGCCACCCGGTCGGCGCCTCCGGCGCGCGCGTACTGGTGACGCTGCTGCACGAGATGCAGAAGCGCGATTCCAAGAAGGGCCTTGCCACGCTGTGCATCGGCGGCGGCATGGGTATCGCGATGTGTCTGGCGCGCGACTGA
- the phaR gene encoding polyhydroxyalkanoate synthesis repressor PhaR translates to MAKSDQPTTIKKYANRRLYNTGTSTYVTLEDLAAMVKDGEDFLVYDAKTGDDITRSVLAQIIFEQENKAGQNLLPTTFLRQLIRFYGDSMQMVVPKYLEQSIATLTQEQEKFRKQIANTLSGTPFAPLEEQVRRNMELFQQTFSMFKPFAPPARSSTTPEPEPDATAEAPKDSNIDDLRQQMKEMQERLERMSKKEE, encoded by the coding sequence ATGGCGAAATCAGACCAACCCACCACCATCAAGAAATACGCGAACCGCCGGCTCTATAACACCGGAACGAGCACCTATGTGACGCTGGAAGACCTCGCCGCCATGGTCAAGGATGGCGAAGATTTCCTGGTCTACGACGCCAAGACCGGCGACGACATCACCCGCTCGGTGCTGGCCCAGATCATCTTCGAGCAGGAGAACAAGGCCGGCCAGAACCTGCTGCCGACCACCTTCCTGCGCCAGCTCATCCGCTTCTACGGCGACAGCATGCAGATGGTGGTGCCGAAATATCTGGAACAGTCGATCGCGACGCTGACCCAGGAACAGGAGAAGTTCCGCAAGCAGATCGCCAATACGCTGTCCGGCACGCCCTTTGCGCCCCTGGAGGAGCAGGTCCGCCGCAACATGGAGCTGTTCCAGCAGACCTTCTCGATGTTCAAGCCTTTCGCCCCGCCGGCGCGCTCCTCCACCACCCCGGAGCCGGAGCCCGATGCGACCGCCGAGGCGCCGAAGGACAGCAACATCGACGATCTGCGCCAGCAGATGAAGGAAATGCAGGAACGCCTCGAGCGGATGTCGAAGAAGGAAGAGTAG